Within Massilia endophytica, the genomic segment GTCCGCGCGCTGGTTCTTCAGGCGGCGCGAGAAGGTATCGATGATGGCCTGGCGGGACAGCCCGTTCCCCGTGGGGCCCTTGACGGCGAGGATAAAGGGGAAGCCGAACTTCGCGTTGTAGTCCGCGTTCAGCTTGTGCAGGATGGTGAATTCTTCCGGGCTGCACAGGTTCAGGCCGGACTTCGCCTGCTCGTTCGTTGATTCCGCGGTGAGCTGGCCCGCGATTGCGGCCTTGCCAGCCAGTTCCGGGTGAGCGCGGATCAGACCAAGCTGTTCGTCCAGCGTTGCTTCCGTCACGACCTTCTGCAATGCCTGCTTGAGCGCCGCGACGCTGGCAAAGGGCCGCTGCGCCGCCGCGCGTTCAGGAATCCACGGCGAATGTTCGTAAATGCCGTGCAGCGCCTGCACAAAGGCTGCCGGATCGAGGGCGTTCAGTTCGGAGAGGGTCATCGTCATCGCAGGTATCCCATCATGAAGTGCCGATCATATCGCGCGCGGCGGGGCGGAGGTATATGCCACCGCAGATGCCGTCTATACGCTACTTCTGCACCAGGGCGCGTGCCGCCTCGCTGACCTGGTCGCGCAGCCATTTGTGTTCTGGCGCCTGGTGCACGCGCTCGTGCCACAGCTGGTAGAAGCGCATGGGCGGGAATTTCACCGGCACCGTGAAGGTCTTCAGCGGCAGGGAGCGTTCGTAGAAGCGCACAAACTGGCGGCCCGTCGTCAGCACGAGATCCGTCTGCGTCAGCATGTAGGGGATGAGGCCGAAATAGGCCGATTCCACCGCCACGTTGCGGCGCAGGCCCTGGCGTTCCAGGAAGGCGTCGATCACGCCGCCGTAGCCGGGCAGCATCTGCGAGGGCGCCACGTGCGGAAGGCTCAGGTAATCGTGAAGGGACATGGCATCGCTGGCCGTGCGCTTCGCATACGGGCTGCCCGCGTGCATGGCGCAGATGATGGGGTCCTCGAACAGCTTGGAGATGTGCAGGTGCTGGGGCGGCTCGTCCCAGTTGGCAATCACCAGGTCCATGTCGCCGTCGGAGAGCATGCGGATGTAGTCGACGCCTGGGCCGATACTG encodes:
- a CDS encoding LysR family transcriptional regulator; translated protein: MSSLPQHLDIHLIRILYLLLVEKNVSRVALKLNQPQPSISASLRKLRELTGDPLLVRGARGMVPTQHGESLLKPAKRILDETENLFVKKTPFVPQEEARTFHIAAPDYLDSQFLPNVVALLRRGSPKSRVVIHSIGPGVDYIRMLSDGDMDLVIANWDEPPQHLHISKLFEDPIICAMHAGSPYAKRTASDAMSLHDYLSLPHVAPSQMLPGYGGVIDAFLERQGLRRNVAVESAYFGLIPYMLTQTDLVLTTGRQFVRFYERSLPLKTFTVPVKFPPMRFYQLWHERVHQAPEHKWLRDQVSEAARALVQK